Proteins encoded within one genomic window of Halocatena marina:
- a CDS encoding APC family permease, protein MGFKRELGLYDCVILSLGGMVGSAIFVFPGSTGRLVGPGAVAAWCLAGVLMLPIALCYTELSLAFPETGAPTVFPYETLGPSPSVRAFASYLEGVGYTVGWVFGLTISALAIADYLGQILPAASGHATLTALVALGLAATVNILGINITSRANLVLAAVLLAVLTVFVAAGAAHFQPRNYDPLITGGPLDFFAAVQIAITAYGAWTVIPATIEEIQDPDRTVPRAIVLSLSIATLLYVSIVAVVYGVVDLSQFVDGSLAMTAPLGVAVDTIGISWLRYLTAVAAITAIFTTLLVGIMSSSRVLFALGDNNTLPAVFAKTSDRFRVPWVGVIAVTGVAGALATVPRYFSQLLVIAAVVGTGIPYAINILAFVGLRYYRTDVTPSFRAPGGYVLPSVAFVVLGIAMFGLGVTELVWSVGALALLSGYFLVRVTLHSHVIERPSPRNELR, encoded by the coding sequence ATGGGATTCAAGCGAGAATTGGGGCTGTACGATTGTGTCATTCTGAGCCTCGGTGGGATGGTGGGCTCTGCGATCTTCGTTTTTCCGGGATCGACCGGGCGATTAGTAGGTCCCGGCGCGGTCGCTGCGTGGTGTCTCGCGGGGGTACTGATGCTTCCGATCGCACTGTGTTACACCGAACTCTCGCTTGCTTTCCCCGAGACGGGAGCGCCGACAGTCTTTCCCTATGAGACGCTCGGTCCGTCACCGTCGGTCCGTGCGTTTGCGAGCTATCTCGAAGGGGTTGGCTACACCGTCGGCTGGGTGTTTGGTCTCACGATCTCAGCGCTCGCGATTGCGGACTATCTCGGACAGATACTCCCAGCAGCAAGCGGTCACGCAACCCTTACAGCACTTGTTGCGCTCGGGTTGGCTGCCACGGTGAACATTCTCGGCATCAATATCACCAGCCGAGCGAACCTCGTGTTGGCTGCAGTGCTCCTCGCGGTGTTAACTGTGTTCGTTGCGGCAGGAGCAGCGCACTTCCAGCCACGAAACTACGACCCGCTCATCACTGGTGGACCGCTGGATTTCTTCGCTGCCGTTCAAATAGCGATCACAGCGTACGGCGCGTGGACCGTAATCCCGGCAACGATCGAGGAGATACAGGACCCGGACCGAACAGTTCCTCGGGCGATTGTGCTGTCGCTATCGATCGCGACGCTCCTCTATGTGAGTATTGTCGCTGTTGTCTACGGTGTTGTCGATCTGTCCCAATTCGTGGATGGGAGTCTCGCTATGACTGCACCGCTGGGAGTAGCAGTGGACACGATTGGAATCTCGTGGCTGCGCTACCTCACCGCAGTCGCTGCGATCACAGCAATCTTCACGACACTGCTCGTGGGAATCATGAGTTCGAGTCGAGTTCTCTTTGCACTCGGTGACAATAACACACTTCCAGCGGTGTTTGCAAAGACAAGTGATCGGTTCCGAGTCCCGTGGGTAGGGGTCATCGCTGTTACTGGTGTTGCGGGAGCACTCGCTACAGTGCCACGGTATTTTTCACAGCTGTTGGTTATCGCTGCTGTCGTGGGAACCGGCATTCCGTATGCGATCAACATCCTGGCTTTCGTCGGACTCAGGTACTACCGCACAGACGTTACCCCCTCGTTTCGAGCACCAGGCGGGTACGTTCTTCCGAGTGTTGCGTTCGTCGTCCTCGGTATCGCAATGTTTGGATTGGGAGTAACCGAACTGGTGTGGTCTGTCGGTGCGCTCGCACTCCTCAGCGGATACTTTCTCGTTCGAGTGACGCTGCATTCACACGTGATCGAGCGTCCGTCTCCGAGAAACGAGTTGAGATAG
- a CDS encoding cation-translocating P-type ATPase — protein sequence MSTCTLCELPVGGQPVTTADTDGEFCCRGCLEISQLIDEDDETDLSIADVRERVDGNEEQTIPDGAETAYRSVDGMHCKTCEGFIELLAEETEGIHSAQASYATEMVQLVYDPDAIDRGDISAAVSKLGYHASAPDEEDTSIRSRFEFGRYRAGIAAILMMPVLALYILFIYPVYLGIYPEHFLYGSAIESMVFGPLIVWSTLIVIGLGYPIFRGAYVSLRVGQPNMDVLISIAVLAAYLYSVGTYFAGGRDPYFDVAVMVLVVVTIGNHLESRVKRKALGNRSTLTESRVTEARRLCENGTETIDIEACTAGDRLLVKPGERVPVDGTIVEGTAAVDEALITGESIPQTKSVGDHLLGGSVLTDSAVVIEVGTDATSTIDRLVELLWSVKSSDSGVQRFVNRFALVFVPLVITLSVGTTGLWLLLGASLSKAVLAGVSVLVISCPCSLGIATPLALAAGSRDASEEQILIINENVLERIDDSEIVVFDKTGTLTTGEMSVTNVVENGDAVLARAAAVERRSSHPIAAAIDEAAPPTTQTVTEFKRDERTVSALVDGERVFVGHPSSFESDEWTVPSTVQGAIDTAYQSGEHPTAVGWNGTVEGIITVQDTPREEWESVIRALADEDREIVVLTGDDERLSRQFGEHPAVDHVFAGVRPESKKAIVRGLRERGTTTMVGDGTNDAPALASADLGVAVSSGTEIAIEAADAVIMNDRLESVSTIFELARSTRGRIKRNLAWAGLYNVIAIPLAIAGLINPLIAAACMAISSLVVVYNSKRRLIPDESHSQESEQFEHERSRSQPT from the coding sequence ATGTCCACTTGCACACTCTGTGAACTTCCTGTCGGCGGGCAGCCAGTCACCACAGCAGACACCGACGGGGAGTTTTGCTGTCGCGGCTGCTTAGAGATCTCACAACTGATCGACGAAGATGATGAAACAGACCTCTCGATCGCCGATGTCAGAGAGCGCGTCGATGGCAACGAAGAGCAGACCATCCCGGACGGCGCAGAGACAGCGTACCGTTCAGTGGACGGGATGCACTGTAAGACATGCGAGGGATTCATCGAGTTACTCGCCGAGGAGACAGAAGGAATTCACAGCGCACAAGCGAGCTATGCGACCGAAATGGTGCAGTTGGTATACGATCCCGACGCGATCGATCGGGGTGATATCTCAGCTGCCGTAAGCAAGCTCGGCTATCACGCGAGCGCTCCTGACGAAGAGGATACATCGATCAGAAGCCGATTCGAGTTCGGTCGGTATCGTGCGGGCATTGCAGCAATCCTCATGATGCCGGTGCTGGCGCTGTACATCTTGTTCATCTATCCCGTGTATCTCGGAATCTATCCGGAACATTTCCTTTATGGCTCTGCAATCGAGTCGATGGTCTTTGGGCCGCTCATCGTTTGGAGCACGCTCATTGTTATCGGTCTGGGCTATCCGATCTTCCGTGGGGCGTACGTGAGCCTCCGGGTCGGACAGCCCAACATGGATGTTCTCATCTCGATCGCGGTGTTGGCGGCGTATCTCTATTCGGTGGGGACATACTTTGCGGGCGGACGCGACCCGTACTTCGACGTCGCAGTCATGGTCCTCGTCGTCGTTACGATCGGGAACCACCTCGAATCACGAGTCAAACGGAAAGCGCTCGGGAATCGCTCGACGCTCACAGAATCACGCGTCACCGAGGCCCGCCGACTGTGTGAGAACGGAACCGAGACGATCGATATCGAGGCGTGTACGGCAGGTGATCGCTTGCTCGTCAAGCCTGGCGAGCGTGTGCCAGTTGATGGGACCATCGTCGAAGGGACGGCTGCCGTGGACGAGGCGCTCATCACGGGTGAATCAATCCCGCAGACAAAGTCTGTTGGAGATCATCTACTTGGAGGATCTGTGCTCACCGACAGCGCAGTAGTCATTGAAGTCGGAACGGATGCGACCAGTACGATCGACCGCCTCGTCGAGTTGCTCTGGAGCGTCAAAAGCTCTGATTCGGGCGTTCAGCGGTTCGTCAACCGATTCGCGCTCGTGTTCGTCCCGCTCGTCATCACTCTCTCGGTGGGCACAACCGGACTCTGGCTCCTGCTCGGTGCCTCGTTGAGCAAAGCTGTGCTGGCCGGGGTTTCCGTACTCGTCATCTCCTGTCCGTGTTCGCTTGGTATTGCAACGCCGCTCGCACTCGCAGCGGGAAGCAGGGACGCCTCCGAAGAGCAGATTCTCATCATCAACGAGAACGTCTTAGAGCGGATCGATGACTCCGAAATCGTCGTGTTCGATAAGACCGGAACGCTCACCACGGGCGAAATGAGCGTCACAAATGTCGTTGAAAACGGAGATGCCGTCCTCGCCCGAGCCGCAGCGGTCGAACGCCGATCAAGCCATCCGATCGCCGCGGCAATCGATGAGGCTGCACCGCCGACAACTCAGACGGTCACCGAATTCAAACGGGACGAACGCACCGTTTCTGCGCTCGTCGATGGGGAACGGGTGTTCGTTGGGCATCCTTCCTCGTTCGAATCCGACGAATGGACCGTTCCTTCGACTGTTCAGGGTGCCATCGATACGGCGTATCAATCAGGAGAACACCCGACAGCAGTCGGCTGGAACGGCACCGTCGAAGGTATCATCACGGTTCAGGATACCCCCCGCGAAGAGTGGGAATCAGTCATCAGAGCGCTCGCCGACGAGGATCGGGAAATCGTCGTCCTGACCGGCGACGACGAACGGCTGTCTCGGCAGTTCGGCGAGCATCCCGCGGTTGACCACGTCTTTGCTGGCGTTCGGCCGGAGTCAAAGAAAGCGATCGTTCGCGGGCTCCGCGAGCGTGGGACGACCACGATGGTCGGCGACGGAACGAACGACGCGCCTGCTCTCGCAAGCGCGGATCTCGGAGTTGCGGTGTCGAGCGGGACGGAGATAGCGATCGAAGCCGCTGACGCTGTGATTATGAACGATCGGCTGGAATCGGTCTCTACGATCTTCGAGCTGGCGCGGTCGACTCGAGGACGGATTAAACGGAATTTGGCGTGGGCAGGTCTGTACAACGTGATCGCGATCCCGCTCGCGATTGCTGGACTCATCAATCCACTCATCGCCGCGGCGTGTATGGCGATCAGCAGTCTCGTCGTCGTCTACAACTCGAAACGTCGACTTATTCCCGACGAGAGCCACTCTCAAGAGTCCGAGCAGTTCGAACACGAACGATCACGATCACAGCCGACCTGA
- a CDS encoding sulfite exporter TauE/SafE family protein: protein MLFGAVSFHARYDLFVFFLIGILGGAHCIGMCGPLVTTYAERMNADKESRWEGALTLYEVRQHGLFNIGRTVGYAFLGGLFGLLGALLYGTVSLAGVITPVQGTIGVVTGGAIIVMGGTRLVGYRQGSAEAVVSKTGVGSLFARSYAIISSRIDRWVNGAGIVGLGALHGLLPCMLLYPAFLYVFAQGSPVYGALALGALGLGTIPTVFLYGTVIQSVSARQRQIVHTSLGVLFVVLGYVLLAMGLMRFGVHLPMVDIPFYQPLGEHASHASHAI from the coding sequence ATGCTTTTCGGTGCTGTTAGTTTCCACGCTCGATACGATCTGTTCGTGTTTTTTTTGATCGGGATCCTTGGCGGTGCACACTGCATCGGCATGTGTGGACCGCTCGTTACGACGTACGCAGAGCGGATGAACGCTGATAAGGAAAGTCGGTGGGAAGGAGCACTGACACTGTATGAAGTTCGTCAGCACGGACTGTTCAATATCGGTCGAACAGTCGGCTATGCGTTTCTCGGTGGGCTGTTTGGGCTGCTCGGTGCGCTTCTGTACGGAACCGTCAGTCTTGCAGGTGTAATCACACCAGTTCAGGGCACCATCGGTGTCGTCACTGGTGGCGCGATCATCGTCATGGGGGGAACGCGGCTCGTGGGCTATCGGCAGGGGTCGGCCGAAGCAGTCGTCTCGAAGACGGGTGTTGGTTCTCTCTTCGCTCGAAGCTACGCGATTATCTCGTCTCGAATCGATCGCTGGGTCAACGGCGCCGGGATCGTCGGCCTCGGCGCGCTTCACGGGCTATTGCCGTGTATGCTGCTCTATCCCGCCTTCTTGTACGTTTTCGCACAGGGATCGCCGGTGTACGGAGCGTTGGCGCTCGGGGCACTCGGTCTCGGAACGATTCCAACCGTATTCCTCTATGGGACAGTCATCCAATCAGTGAGCGCCCGACAGCGCCAGATCGTCCACACTAGCCTTGGCGTGCTATTTGTGGTATTGGGCTACGTGCTGCTCGCAATGGGACTCATGCGTTTTGGGGTCCACCTTCCGATGGTGGACATCCCGTTCTACCAACCGCTTGGAGAACACGCTAGTCACGCCAGCCACGCTATTTGA
- a CDS encoding DUF1918 domain-containing protein, which translates to MAFEEDESVVLHDQHSEHDGDTGRITQVMETMFGDATYTVSFEDGQEQGVPEDSLEPAADDSEDGSEAENETEN; encoded by the coding sequence ATGGCATTTGAAGAAGACGAGAGTGTTGTACTCCACGATCAACACAGCGAACACGACGGCGATACCGGTCGGATCACACAGGTAATGGAGACCATGTTCGGCGATGCCACGTACACCGTGAGCTTCGAGGACGGCCAAGAACAGGGTGTTCCAGAGGATTCACTTGAACCCGCAGCGGACGATAGTGAAGACGGCTCCGAAGCCGAAAACGAGACTGAAAACTAA
- a CDS encoding NUDIX hydrolase: protein MTLDELWFLADRATQSADTAYHHLRDRYDEPMEFDRTKHVSRSRFRTLAERIHVSGAPYGTHTIVHRSTGELLLVRHEGVDMWVLPGGQLNNGESFHDAARRELCEETGIEVTYEGLAMLTRIELCHGTYSTWGVLPVFVAQADTTEPDICDPDEEISKAQWFTELPEDTRDRDDLLAWRARTLRS, encoded by the coding sequence ATGACACTCGATGAGCTCTGGTTTCTCGCCGACCGTGCCACTCAGAGTGCTGATACTGCGTATCATCACCTGAGAGACCGGTACGACGAACCAATGGAGTTCGATCGAACCAAACACGTGAGCCGGAGTCGCTTTCGGACGCTCGCAGAGCGTATTCACGTTTCGGGAGCACCCTATGGAACACACACGATCGTCCACCGATCGACCGGAGAGTTGCTTCTCGTCCGCCACGAAGGCGTCGATATGTGGGTACTTCCCGGTGGGCAACTCAATAATGGGGAGTCATTTCACGACGCCGCTCGGCGTGAACTCTGTGAGGAGACGGGGATCGAAGTGACGTACGAAGGGCTTGCCATGCTCACGCGCATCGAACTCTGTCACGGGACGTACTCGACGTGGGGTGTCTTACCGGTGTTTGTCGCCCAAGCGGACACAACTGAACCCGACATCTGCGACCCAGACGAAGAGATCAGCAAAGCACAGTGGTTCACCGAACTTCCTGAAGACACGCGAGACCGCGACGATCTGCTCGCGTGGCGGGCGAGAACGCTTCGATCGTAA
- a CDS encoding Rpp14/Pop5 family protein, whose protein sequence is MRHLPKHLRPRWRYVGVAIESWPNAAIDRGAFQRELWYAAQNLIGDVGSAAIDLSVYAFVFEDGVGNAVVRVRRDAVERARAVIACVSSVDDQSVRLTVRGISGTVRACEERYIRRPLESTEERTVAFEDAGRFAVVRDRCIDVRTDNGFAGATDYDIE, encoded by the coding sequence GTGCGTCATCTTCCGAAGCATCTCCGTCCTCGCTGGCGTTACGTCGGTGTCGCCATCGAGTCGTGGCCGAACGCAGCAATCGACCGTGGCGCGTTCCAGCGCGAGCTCTGGTATGCGGCCCAGAACCTCATCGGCGACGTGGGCAGCGCTGCGATCGATCTGAGTGTATATGCGTTCGTATTCGAAGACGGCGTCGGCAACGCAGTGGTGCGCGTCCGGCGCGATGCGGTTGAACGCGCTCGGGCAGTTATCGCGTGTGTGAGCAGTGTCGATGATCAGTCCGTTCGTCTCACCGTCCGTGGCATCAGCGGGACGGTCCGAGCCTGCGAAGAAAGGTATATACGGCGCCCGTTGGAAAGCACAGAGGAGAGAACCGTTGCATTCGAGGACGCCGGTCGGTTCGCAGTCGTGCGGGATCGGTGTATCGACGTACGAACCGACAACGGGTTTGCGGGTGCGACCGACTACGATATTGAGTAA
- a CDS encoding MTH865 family protein — MADKDELREQMVDAFGGADYPINSPMDLVPALPNGPSTKFESGDFSMTAMELNTKLGGGDFPYETPESFVDDIIDQLEEQGNI, encoded by the coding sequence ATGGCAGACAAAGACGAACTCCGTGAACAGATGGTCGATGCGTTTGGCGGTGCAGATTACCCTATCAACAGCCCAATGGACCTCGTGCCAGCCCTCCCGAATGGCCCATCGACGAAATTCGAATCTGGTGACTTCTCCATGACTGCAATGGAGCTCAACACGAAGCTCGGTGGGGGAGACTTCCCCTACGAGACCCCCGAGTCCTTCGTCGACGATATTATCGACCAGCTCGAAGAGCAAGGAAATATTTAG
- a CDS encoding RNA-binding protein → MSSVPFHYIDLQAFCYATEDERRVESAFRTLLPEEFEIKRIENTGHAGDRIVVLSARVERADDIRHVLGQLRRMHPDQRAQLGAELDERVTENCELYLYLDKQAALAGDVELGEGLSVRAKVEAYPAKKSSAIESVSDVFGEMAE, encoded by the coding sequence GTGTCGAGTGTTCCCTTTCATTACATCGATTTGCAGGCGTTTTGTTACGCCACAGAAGACGAACGGCGCGTCGAGAGCGCTTTCCGGACGCTTCTTCCCGAGGAGTTCGAGATCAAACGCATCGAGAACACTGGGCACGCAGGTGATCGGATCGTCGTGCTATCTGCTCGCGTCGAACGAGCAGACGACATCCGACACGTTCTCGGACAGCTTCGCCGGATGCATCCCGATCAAAGAGCGCAACTCGGTGCGGAACTCGATGAGCGCGTCACCGAGAACTGCGAGCTATATCTCTATTTGGACAAACAAGCTGCACTTGCCGGTGACGTGGAACTCGGCGAAGGATTGTCGGTTCGCGCCAAAGTTGAGGCGTATCCGGCTAAAAAATCGTCCGCCATCGAAAGCGTGAGCGATGTATTCGGTGAGATGGCAGAGTGA
- the psmA gene encoding archaeal proteasome endopeptidase complex subunit alpha: protein MQGQSQQQAYDRGITIFSPDGRLYQVEYAREAVKRGTASIGVRTSDGVVLVADKRIRSPLLVGTSVEKLHKADDHIGIASAGHVADARQLIDYARRHAQINRLRYDEPISVETLTKAVTDNIQQYTQVGGARPFGVALIIGGIDDGQPRLFETDPSGTPYEWKALAVGANRSDIEDHLKENYQEEMDLDGGIGLALNGLASVNEDGLRPEGLGVTTIDTESEQYRVLDESEVESYLSEHDLLADETETETDE from the coding sequence ATGCAGGGACAATCTCAACAGCAGGCCTACGATCGAGGGATTACCATCTTCTCTCCGGACGGCCGATTGTATCAGGTAGAGTACGCGCGCGAAGCAGTCAAGCGCGGGACAGCAAGCATCGGAGTACGAACATCTGACGGTGTCGTTCTCGTCGCTGACAAACGGATTCGCTCGCCGTTGCTGGTCGGAACGAGCGTCGAGAAGCTTCACAAAGCCGACGACCACATTGGTATCGCCAGTGCTGGCCACGTTGCCGACGCTCGTCAACTCATCGACTACGCGCGTCGTCACGCGCAGATCAACAGGCTCCGCTACGACGAGCCGATTAGTGTCGAGACGTTGACGAAAGCGGTCACGGACAACATTCAGCAGTACACGCAGGTCGGTGGCGCACGTCCATTCGGTGTCGCGCTTATCATCGGCGGTATCGACGATGGCCAACCCCGTCTCTTCGAGACTGACCCTTCGGGAACGCCTTACGAGTGGAAGGCCCTCGCAGTCGGAGCAAACCGATCCGACATTGAGGACCATCTCAAAGAGAACTATCAAGAAGAGATGGATCTCGATGGCGGTATCGGACTCGCACTCAACGGACTTGCGTCGGTCAACGAAGACGGACTGCGGCCAGAGGGTCTCGGTGTCACGACGATCGACACTGAATCCGAACAGTATCGCGTACTCGATGAAAGTGAGGTCGAGTCGTACCTCTCCGAGCACGACCTGCTCGCAGACGAAACGGAAACGGAAACAGACGAGTAA
- a CDS encoding NUDIX hydrolase encodes METTRHLTATVYIVNDGATALHEHERLGIVVPPGGHVDRDELPHEAALREVREETGLTATLLDDTPDVSDPAETLPRPRHQLLYDVNVHDGIVGHQHIDQIYYAIVDDRTIDPAVGETPAAAWKWYTPEKLQHSDLAPDTVQIGIEAIRMAERR; translated from the coding sequence ATGGAAACAACACGTCACTTGACTGCGACAGTTTACATCGTCAACGATGGTGCGACAGCCCTTCACGAACACGAGCGGTTAGGGATCGTCGTTCCACCCGGTGGTCACGTCGACCGAGACGAACTCCCACACGAGGCGGCACTCCGCGAAGTCCGCGAAGAGACAGGTCTCACGGCAACACTCCTCGATGACACACCTGACGTTTCTGACCCTGCTGAGACGCTCCCTCGTCCTCGTCATCAGTTGCTCTACGACGTGAACGTTCATGATGGAATAGTTGGACACCAGCATATTGATCAGATTTATTATGCGATAGTCGACGACCGGACGATAGACCCCGCTGTCGGCGAGACACCAGCAGCGGCATGGAAGTGGTACACACCCGAAAAACTCCAGCACAGTGACCTCGCCCCCGACACGGTCCAGATCGGTATCGAGGCAATTCGGATGGCTGAGCGTAGATAG
- a CDS encoding RNase P subunit p30 family protein, which translates to MYETAHARPDGESTVARLALTASEQGYEGLIVRNHDDTVADYDPETLSSEFGIDVVDGVEIRADNRSHASGAITSQRSQRTIVCVHGGRLNRLACEDERVDVLAHPMTDGDFNHVLARAAADNAVRVEFNFARVLRANGGVRVQALRGLRKLRTLVEKYDVPYVVSADASSHLHLRAPRELAAVGTTIGFTDEQIHNGLCEWGRIVARNRDRSSDSFIEPGVRKGRYEEDD; encoded by the coding sequence ATGTACGAGACTGCTCACGCACGCCCCGACGGTGAGAGCACGGTCGCACGCCTCGCGCTCACAGCCTCCGAACAGGGATACGAGGGTCTCATTGTCAGAAACCACGACGACACGGTGGCGGATTACGACCCCGAAACACTCTCGTCTGAGTTTGGTATTGATGTGGTCGATGGTGTCGAAATACGCGCAGATAATCGATCACACGCATCGGGAGCTATCACGAGCCAACGGTCACAACGGACGATCGTTTGTGTCCATGGTGGGCGTCTCAATCGCCTCGCGTGCGAGGACGAACGGGTCGACGTGCTTGCTCATCCGATGACTGACGGCGATTTCAATCACGTCCTCGCGCGTGCTGCGGCCGACAACGCTGTTCGCGTCGAATTCAACTTTGCCCGCGTCCTTCGTGCGAACGGTGGTGTGCGCGTACAGGCGCTTCGGGGGCTCAGAAAACTCCGTACACTGGTTGAGAAGTACGATGTTCCGTATGTGGTGAGTGCAGACGCGAGTAGTCACCTTCATCTGCGAGCGCCGCGCGAACTCGCCGCTGTGGGCACCACGATTGGCTTTACCGACGAACAAATTCACAACGGTCTCTGTGAGTGGGGTCGGATTGTGGCGCGCAACCGGGATCGAAGTTCCGATTCGTTCATTGAGCCAGGTGTCCGAAAAGGACGATATGAAGAAGACGATTGA
- a CDS encoding DolP-mannose mannosyltransferase: MSNFTRSGRPEINGDGLFFLFSGRSWVTNGVTPYRNLIDIKPPVTHEFAALIAVISGGDPFLMVFLADFTTSAAVVGIVVLVGQLAYQQARDPRAAYAAGTAVLFFPLYYSYPGFRPKYFTVAFGLLSVWLLTREQPAGAGASAAVAAGFWQFGAIFPVLVLGQTAVRRDWSATIRSLAGIVVVVIVVILPIALAGILAVGDMLEQVIFFPIIASEDMPLAVRIDKFVAILGPAVPAVIIGVLGALLPAATAIKRRVLNRSRQRQTPVSGSLSWLDGLSSKYSFSISTLG; this comes from the coding sequence GTGTCAAATTTCACTCGATCAGGTCGGCCAGAAATAAATGGAGATGGGTTATTTTTCCTGTTTAGTGGCAGGTCATGGGTTACTAATGGCGTCACTCCATATCGAAATCTCATTGACATCAAGCCGCCAGTCACGCACGAATTTGCGGCGCTGATTGCCGTCATAAGTGGTGGCGATCCGTTTCTCATGGTGTTCCTTGCAGACTTCACGACTTCCGCAGCCGTCGTGGGAATCGTCGTTCTCGTCGGACAACTTGCCTATCAGCAAGCAAGAGACCCGCGCGCTGCATATGCTGCTGGGACTGCCGTGCTGTTTTTCCCACTTTATTATTCGTACCCTGGCTTTCGACCAAAATATTTCACGGTCGCATTCGGTCTCCTTTCGGTCTGGCTATTGACCCGCGAGCAGCCAGCGGGAGCCGGAGCCAGCGCTGCGGTCGCGGCTGGATTCTGGCAGTTCGGTGCTATCTTCCCTGTACTCGTGTTGGGACAAACTGCCGTTCGACGTGACTGGTCTGCCACAATCCGATCACTGGCCGGGATTGTTGTCGTGGTGATCGTGGTCATCCTGCCGATCGCATTAGCCGGAATATTAGCCGTCGGTGACATGCTCGAACAGGTCATCTTCTTTCCTATCATCGCCAGCGAGGACATGCCACTCGCTGTGCGCATCGATAAATTCGTCGCAATTCTCGGTCCGGCAGTCCCCGCAGTGATCATTGGGGTGCTCGGGGCACTACTGCCAGCAGCCACTGCAATAAAACGCCGCGTGCTCAATCGGTCCCGACAGCGGCAGACCCCGGTCTCTGGCTCTCTATCTTGGCTGGATGGTTTATCCTCCAAGTATTCGTTTTCGATCTCGACGCTGGGATAG
- a CDS encoding class I SAM-dependent methyltransferase: MKKTIEEHAARFDEYAQDYDERHSQETTHGQHSCESTDENGDDAEEYRACVDLVVEHANPEPEDVVLDLGTGTGAIGLALAPRAKRVVGRDISDGMLEQAREKANAAGIENVEFGTGTFREPNYNGSVDIVVSNFALHHLSDAKKRAAIDVIAALGPRKFVLGDVMFFGAPDPEEQYYNPAVDDPATVGLHADALTDAGFSLTGVERVHDQVGVLVAEHGANRAQPDEDMNMDVDWEDE, encoded by the coding sequence ATGAAGAAGACGATTGAAGAACACGCGGCCCGCTTCGATGAGTACGCGCAGGACTACGACGAGCGCCACAGTCAAGAAACCACGCACGGTCAACACAGCTGTGAAAGCACGGATGAGAACGGTGACGACGCCGAGGAATATCGTGCTTGTGTGGACCTCGTTGTCGAACACGCAAACCCGGAACCGGAGGATGTCGTCCTCGATCTCGGAACCGGAACCGGTGCGATCGGACTCGCACTCGCACCACGGGCAAAGCGCGTCGTCGGCCGCGACATCAGCGACGGGATGCTGGAACAAGCACGTGAAAAAGCGAACGCAGCAGGAATCGAAAACGTCGAGTTCGGTACAGGTACCTTCCGAGAACCGAATTACAATGGTTCGGTCGATATCGTTGTCTCGAATTTCGCGTTACACCACCTGAGCGATGCAAAAAAGCGAGCAGCGATCGATGTGATCGCCGCACTTGGCCCGCGAAAATTCGTGCTCGGTGATGTGATGTTCTTTGGTGCGCCAGATCCCGAAGAACAATATTATAATCCAGCAGTCGACGACCCCGCGACCGTCGGATTGCATGCCGATGCTCTCACCGACGCTGGATTTTCCCTCACAGGCGTCGAGCGGGTCCACGATCAGGTCGGCGTGCTCGTTGCAGAGCACGGAGCAAACAGAGCGCAACCGGATGAGGATATGAACATGGATGTGGATTGGGAGGACGAGTAA